The region CATAGCCGAGCCTGAAACATATGTTCCAGTCATGGTTAACACTGAAACAAACGATACTTTCCGAGCTCCAAGTGCCGCAAACGACGCGCCCAAATGAAACAGGGCGGCAATGCCTGCCGCCCTGTCATGATCTGGCCCGTGCCCGCCCCCCTTGTACGACCCGCCGTTTCAGGGGGTAACGTCCTGCGACGCCCCCACCATGGTCAGCGCGTTGCCGTGCTCGTCCAGCGTGACCTCGCCTTCCTCGTGGATGTCGCGCAGGCTGCCGTCCGGCAGCTGGATGCGGTAGTCGACCCGATACGGCGCCTTGTCGACGATGGCGGCGCGGATCGCGGCCTGCACGCGCGGGCGGTCCGCTTCGACGATCGACGCCAGGTAGCGCTCCATGGTCACCTTGAACGCCTGCGGGGCCCAGCCGAAGATGCGATAGGCCTCATCGGTCCAGGCGCAGTCGTCGGTCTGGATGTTCCAGTACCAGCCGCCCAGGTGGGCAATCTGCTGCGCCTTGGCCAGCAGCGCCTCGCTCTGGCGCAGCGCGGCCTCGGCGCGGCGGCGCTCGGTAATGTCCAGGCTGACGCCAATCATCTTGACCGGGCGCTGGTCGAAGTCACGCACCAGCGTGGCCCGCGACGAGATCCAGCGCGTGTTGTCCTCATGCACCACGCGGAATTCCCACTCGTGCATCTCCTGCGCGCCCAGCGTGCGCGCCAGCACTTCCTTCAGCCGCGCCACGTCGCCGGGATGCACGCAGGCCCAGAAATCGTCCATGCTGCGGATATGGCGGCCGAATAGCGAGACGTCGTTGGACGAATAGGTCAGGCCATCGGTCAGCACGTTCCATTCCCAGGTGACGATGCCCGAGACCTCCTGCGCAAACTTCATCCGCGCTTCGCTCTCCATGATCTCGGCGAGGTGTTTCTGG is a window of Cupriavidus taiwanensis LMG 19424 DNA encoding:
- a CDS encoding helix-turn-helix domain-containing protein; the protein is MTEDTFATRLKGVLEGKRIMLKQVAEALSVSPSAVHKWTRGGEIEYERLLALARYLGVNWLWLRYGEQAIADLEASTASDPHIKELRQKHLAEIMESEARMKFAQEVSGIVTWEWNVLTDGLTYSSNDVSLFGRHIRSMDDFWACVHPGDVARLKEVLARTLGAQEMHEWEFRVVHEDNTRWISSRATLVRDFDQRPVKMIGVSLDITERRRAEAALRQSEALLAKAQQIAHLGGWYWNIQTDDCAWTDEAYRIFGWAPQAFKVTMERYLASIVEADRPRVQAAIRAAIVDKAPYRVDYRIQLPDGSLRDIHEEGEVTLDEHGNALTMVGASQDVTP